One segment of Nitrospirota bacterium DNA contains the following:
- a CDS encoding MarR family transcriptional regulator, whose product MTEESIELILREKIQRFIRVFGLLRNQTPCGKPISVSAAHALMSLKTAGREGPLSQGDIQKTLALDKSNVTRLCRALEEDGYILQRQSEDDRRVHQVSLTKKGYRLADSLLKASRGRFSEILEQISKDELLQIFHSLDVLSNAIHEANMREERKKV is encoded by the coding sequence ATGACTGAAGAATCTATCGAGTTAATCCTTCGAGAAAAAATCCAGCGTTTTATTCGCGTTTTTGGTCTGCTAAGGAACCAGACGCCCTGCGGCAAGCCCATTTCAGTTTCAGCAGCACATGCTCTGATGTCTTTGAAAACGGCGGGCAGAGAAGGTCCTCTTTCGCAGGGGGATATTCAGAAAACGCTGGCGCTGGACAAAAGCAATGTGACTCGTCTTTGCAGAGCTCTGGAGGAAGATGGCTATATCCTACAGCGTCAGTCCGAAGACGATCGTAGGGTTCATCAGGTGTCCCTTACGAAAAAGGGCTATCGACTGGCAGACTCACTTTTAAAAGCGAGCCGGGGGCGCTTCAGCGAGATTCTCGAGCAGATTTCCAAGGACGAACTCCTTCAGATTTTTCACAGCCTTGATGTGCTTTCGAACGCGATTCATGAGGCAAATATGAGAGAAGAGAGAAAGAAGGTCTGA
- a CDS encoding type II toxin-antitoxin system RelE/ParE family toxin — protein MPIYSLELHPESVAETQATFLWYKEQNESVAKAFLDEVDHGMSQIEEAPERWPKYVRGTRRYFLHRFPFSIVYRVKNTNVQIVAVAHGRRRPGYWKNR, from the coding sequence ATGCCAATCTATTCTCTTGAGTTACATCCTGAATCTGTAGCTGAAACGCAGGCAACCTTCCTTTGGTACAAAGAGCAGAACGAATCGGTAGCCAAAGCCTTTCTTGATGAAGTTGATCATGGGATGAGTCAAATTGAAGAAGCGCCCGAAAGATGGCCTAAATATGTTCGGGGAACACGGCGATATTTTTTACACAGGTTCCCTTTTTCAATTGTATATCGGGTAAAAAACACTAATGTTCAGATTGTCGCAGTCGCGCATGGCCGGCGGCGACCTGGTTATTGGAAAAACAGATAA
- a CDS encoding addiction module protein, producing MINKWVRSLSLVLGQFKWMFHKEHCGIMFFMSANTSKILKEALNLPPEARAALAGTLLESLEDTLDPEAEAAWEDEIAKRLKEVDASTVRMIPWSEARRKILKN from the coding sequence ATGATTAATAAGTGGGTGCGAAGTCTATCGCTGGTCTTGGGTCAATTCAAATGGATGTTTCATAAAGAACATTGTGGTATAATGTTTTTCATGTCAGCGAATACTTCTAAAATATTAAAAGAAGCCTTGAATCTTCCTCCTGAGGCGCGTGCGGCTTTGGCCGGAACCTTATTGGAAAGCTTAGAAGATACCCTCGATCCAGAAGCTGAGGCGGCTTGGGAAGATGAAATTGCTAAGCGCTTGAAAGAAGTTGACGCTTCCACTGTTCGAATGATCCCTTGGTCCGAAGCCCGTCGAAAAATCCTCAAAAATTAA
- a CDS encoding RES family NAD+ phosphorylase — MITAWRIVKKKYVKGVLSGEGARGYPGRWNLYGIPMVYVCSTPSLAILEVRVHTGPEGEGIPYVLFQLETPKDLVIKLNIPLPSDWRLNPPQLSTQNIGSEWAQSGRSAVLQVPSVIVPKNRVRKLSLRTK, encoded by the coding sequence TTGATCACCGCATGGAGGATTGTAAAGAAAAAATACGTAAAAGGTGTCCTTAGCGGCGAGGGAGCCCGTGGGTATCCCGGACGCTGGAACTTATATGGCATCCCAATGGTATATGTCTGTAGCACACCCTCCCTTGCTATCCTTGAGGTCAGAGTACATACCGGTCCCGAAGGTGAAGGTATTCCCTATGTGCTTTTTCAACTGGAGACACCGAAGGATTTGGTCATAAAACTCAATATCCCCCTCCCTTCTGATTGGAGGCTGAACCCGCCGCAGTTGTCAACTCAAAATATTGGAAGCGAGTGGGCGCAAAGCGGGCGTTCGGCGGTTCTCCAAGTGCCGTCCGTCATTGTTCCTAAGAACAGAGTTAGAAAGCTGTCATTGCGAACAAAGTGA
- a CDS encoding DUF2384 domain-containing protein, with amino-acid sequence MKHRADEKTNGIVSHNKVQAAENKWFGHSRTEVTKRLVMYVLKNKPGTEGEAFAIHKAIMHGIDFSVADTLKKELNFNDKEIADVLGTSESTFLRWRKSNKDLDNNASDRLVRFARILEIATGVFDDKLKAWSWLKRPQFGLGGKIPIELMKSETGAREVESLLMRIEHGVLA; translated from the coding sequence TTGAAACATAGAGCTGATGAAAAAACCAACGGCATAGTCTCCCACAACAAAGTTCAGGCCGCCGAGAATAAGTGGTTCGGACACTCTCGAACCGAAGTCACGAAACGGCTCGTTATGTATGTCTTAAAGAATAAGCCGGGAACGGAGGGGGAGGCTTTCGCCATTCATAAAGCGATTATGCATGGGATCGATTTTTCTGTGGCAGATACACTTAAAAAAGAACTCAATTTCAACGACAAAGAGATAGCGGATGTGCTGGGTACAAGCGAAAGCACGTTCCTGAGATGGCGAAAGTCTAATAAAGACCTGGATAACAATGCAAGCGATCGCCTCGTACGTTTTGCCAGGATCCTCGAGATCGCAACCGGGGTATTCGACGACAAACTAAAAGCATGGTCCTGGTTGAAACGACCACAGTTTGGACTGGGTGGTAAGATTCCGATTGAACTAATGAAAAGCGAAACGGGAGCACGGGAAGTCGAAAGTCTTCTCATGAGGATCGAGCACGGGGTCCTTGCTTGA
- a CDS encoding sigma-54-dependent Fis family transcriptional regulator, translating to MHNLLIIDDESSIRETLKVALKDRFNLQTAAGGKDGLNLLNEGDIDLVLLDLIMPGMNGIEALKAIRQMKPHLPVIMLTGTSMVKAAVEAIKAGAADYLTKPFDPEELILVIQNALSKHSLEKEVKRLHQEINTVYNFEHLVGISQVMHDIYEKIELLADTKTTVLITGESGTGKELVARALHYNSSRRDKPIIAINCAAIPETLIESELFGHERGAFTDAQGKRIGQFEAAHEGTLFLDEIGDLSLTTQAKILRVIQEKEFMRVGGNQTIKSDVRLITATNKNLEEEVKKGNFRSDLYYRINVVPLFLPSLRERKEDIGLLVKHFIRKKAAEEKKPVKEIAPDALASLIQYDWPGNVRELENIISRVYTLSSGSTITPNDIPETCRSSVKSMPLTQGHSSGEINFEQAVKEFEKDLIVKALKKNHYVQTRAAQMLGISRRMLAYKLQILGVSIDQIAAKDN from the coding sequence TTGCATAATCTTCTAATCATCGATGACGAGTCCAGCATCCGTGAGACTCTCAAAGTCGCCCTAAAAGACCGGTTTAATCTACAAACCGCCGCGGGAGGGAAGGACGGATTAAACCTCCTCAACGAAGGAGATATCGATCTGGTGCTGCTTGACCTTATCATGCCGGGGATGAACGGAATAGAGGCGCTAAAAGCTATTCGGCAAATGAAACCTCATCTTCCCGTCATTATGCTTACCGGCACGTCAATGGTAAAAGCTGCTGTGGAAGCGATTAAAGCGGGCGCCGCGGATTATCTGACCAAGCCGTTTGACCCGGAAGAACTGATTCTGGTCATTCAGAACGCGCTGTCCAAACACTCTCTCGAAAAAGAGGTCAAAAGGCTCCATCAGGAAATTAATACGGTTTATAATTTTGAGCACCTGGTTGGAATCAGCCAGGTTATGCACGATATCTATGAAAAAATAGAACTCCTGGCCGACACCAAAACAACGGTTCTCATTACCGGCGAAAGCGGAACAGGGAAAGAATTGGTGGCGAGAGCCCTCCACTATAACAGCAGCCGGCGGGATAAGCCCATTATTGCCATTAATTGCGCGGCCATTCCCGAAACCCTTATTGAAAGCGAACTTTTTGGGCACGAACGAGGGGCCTTTACAGATGCCCAGGGAAAAAGGATCGGGCAGTTTGAAGCGGCTCACGAGGGGACGCTGTTCTTAGATGAAATCGGCGACCTGAGCCTTACGACGCAGGCTAAGATTCTCCGGGTGATTCAGGAAAAAGAGTTTATGAGGGTGGGAGGAAATCAGACCATTAAATCTGATGTCAGACTCATCACAGCAACCAATAAAAATCTGGAAGAAGAGGTTAAAAAAGGAAACTTCAGGAGTGATCTTTACTACCGGATTAATGTCGTCCCTCTGTTTCTCCCGTCTCTGAGAGAACGAAAAGAAGATATCGGGTTGCTCGTTAAGCATTTTATCAGGAAAAAAGCGGCCGAAGAAAAAAAACCGGTGAAAGAAATCGCCCCTGATGCGCTCGCGAGCCTCATTCAATATGATTGGCCCGGGAATGTCAGGGAGCTGGAAAATATTATTTCACGGGTTTATACCCTTTCTTCCGGGTCGACGATTACCCCCAACGATATTCCGGAAACCTGCCGATCATCGGTTAAATCTATGCCTTTGACACAGGGCCACAGTTCCGGAGAAATTAATTTTGAACAGGCGGTAAAAGAATTTGAAAAAGATTTAATTGTAAAAGCCCTTAAAAAAAATCACTATGTCCAAACCCGGGCCGCCCAAATGCTGGGGATTAGCCGGCGAATGCTGGCTTACAAACTTCAGATTCTCGGTGTTTCGATTGATCAAATCGCCGCAAAAGATAATTAA
- a CDS encoding UPF0182 family protein: MIQRIRNLALLILFITLFLFSGDLISLYVNSLWFSEIHYEQVFSKTLFTEIQLGSVFGILFFLLIYPNLLWVNRFKTTRPWGMWESQLNTPPFNLLKNYFPLAILLVSFAGGVLSGVQGSSEWKSFLLLSNPSSFGRPDPLLGIDLGFFVFKLPFITFLQHWFTVSILTILAFVVLFYIFKEGIRVNPQGFSIDQKPLQHISILIALFFLVLAWGYQLDIYNLVYSRRGIVYGAVYADIYTRLPVLKFLTLLSLLASVLMIVSSFRKGYGIPLAVIGTVVAVQFLGGSILPDLVQRFKVAPNEIVMERPYIERNIENTRFGYNLNKIEVKEFPAADNLNKEVLSKHETTLKNVRLWDHAPLAVTYRQLQQIRPYYDFVDVDNDRYWINGEYRQITLSPRELTYKNLPIRNWINEHLTFTHGYGVSLGPVNRISKEGLPEFFIKDIPPVSTIPLKITRPEIYFGEIPNEYVFVHSKAKEFDYPSGDSNVYTTYQGKGGVSLSSLGQKLVFAAYFGSLKILLSNDLTADSRIMYFRNVQERVSRLVPFITLDQDVYLVITDEGRLVWMLDGYTTTSMIPYSQPVAGFGNYIRNAVKITVDAYDGSILLYMSDPEDPIIQSYAKIFPGLFLPLEKMPKDLRSHIRYPVDMFNLQAYLYSTYHMKDPQIFYNKEDLFNIPKKGDRAMEPYYTIMKLPHENKEEFVLLNSFTPSKRDNMIAWLAARSDEPNYGKLIMYLFPKQKLIYGPRQVEARIDQDAFISQQLSLWNQRGSQVIRGSLLVIPIEDSLLYIEPLYLAAEAGSLPELRRVIVAYGNQLVMEENLETALQSLFGKKPAPESPPSPEPEGKKVTETPLGKIAFDQFQKAQRYLKEGNWTNYGEMLHQLEQTLTQLARDKK; encoded by the coding sequence ATGATTCAGCGAATTAGAAACCTGGCCCTTCTTATCCTTTTCATCACTCTTTTCCTCTTTTCGGGGGATTTAATCTCTCTTTATGTCAATTCCCTCTGGTTTTCAGAAATTCATTATGAACAGGTTTTTTCAAAAACCCTTTTCACTGAAATTCAACTGGGGAGCGTCTTTGGCATTTTATTCTTTTTGCTGATTTACCCCAACCTCCTTTGGGTAAACCGTTTTAAAACAACCCGTCCGTGGGGGATGTGGGAAAGCCAGCTCAATACGCCTCCATTTAACCTCTTGAAGAATTATTTTCCTCTCGCCATCCTTTTGGTTTCCTTTGCCGGGGGCGTTCTGAGCGGGGTTCAGGGTTCCAGTGAATGGAAAAGTTTTCTATTGCTCTCCAATCCCTCATCCTTTGGGAGACCAGATCCCCTGTTGGGAATTGATCTTGGCTTCTTTGTTTTCAAACTTCCCTTTATCACCTTTCTCCAACATTGGTTTACCGTCTCAATTCTGACCATCCTGGCTTTTGTGGTTCTTTTTTATATTTTCAAGGAAGGAATCCGGGTTAATCCCCAAGGTTTTTCCATTGATCAGAAACCATTACAGCATATCAGTATTCTGATTGCCCTCTTTTTTCTGGTGCTGGCATGGGGATACCAGTTGGATATTTACAACCTGGTCTATTCCAGACGCGGGATCGTCTATGGGGCGGTTTACGCCGACATTTATACAAGACTACCCGTTCTAAAATTTTTGACACTTTTATCTCTTCTGGCAAGCGTCCTAATGATCGTTAGCAGTTTCAGAAAGGGTTACGGGATACCCCTGGCTGTCATCGGGACAGTGGTCGCGGTTCAATTTCTCGGGGGAAGTATTCTGCCTGACCTCGTCCAGAGATTCAAAGTCGCCCCCAATGAAATTGTAATGGAACGCCCCTATATTGAACGGAATATCGAAAATACCCGGTTTGGCTACAATTTAAATAAAATTGAAGTCAAAGAATTCCCGGCGGCGGATAATTTGAACAAAGAAGTCCTTTCAAAACATGAAACAACGTTAAAAAACGTCCGTCTCTGGGACCACGCACCACTGGCGGTCACTTATCGCCAGCTTCAACAAATCCGACCTTACTATGATTTTGTCGATGTCGATAACGACCGATACTGGATTAACGGGGAGTATCGTCAAATCACGCTGTCTCCCAGAGAACTGACGTATAAGAATCTACCGATTAGAAACTGGATCAACGAACATTTAACTTTTACACACGGTTATGGGGTATCCCTCGGGCCTGTCAACCGGATTTCAAAAGAGGGTCTTCCGGAGTTTTTCATCAAAGACATCCCGCCGGTTTCAACCATCCCTTTAAAAATCACCCGTCCCGAAATTTATTTTGGCGAGATTCCAAATGAATATGTTTTTGTCCATTCCAAAGCCAAAGAATTTGATTATCCCTCCGGAGATTCCAATGTTTATACGACTTATCAAGGCAAGGGTGGGGTCTCCCTTTCGTCTCTCGGACAAAAGCTGGTTTTTGCCGCTTATTTCGGCAGTTTAAAAATCTTGCTTTCAAATGATCTTACCGCCGACTCCAGAATCATGTATTTCCGGAATGTCCAGGAAAGGGTTTCCAGGCTTGTCCCGTTTATTACGCTGGACCAGGATGTCTATCTGGTCATTACCGATGAAGGCCGTTTGGTCTGGATGTTAGACGGCTACACCACGACGTCGATGATTCCCTATTCCCAACCTGTAGCCGGTTTTGGAAATTACATCCGGAACGCGGTCAAAATCACGGTCGATGCCTATGACGGGTCAATCCTCCTTTACATGAGTGATCCGGAGGATCCCATTATCCAATCCTATGCTAAAATATTTCCAGGGCTCTTTCTCCCGCTCGAAAAAATGCCAAAAGATTTGCGAAGCCATATCCGGTATCCCGTCGACATGTTTAATTTACAGGCTTACCTTTATTCGACGTATCACATGAAAGACCCGCAAATTTTTTATAATAAAGAAGACCTCTTTAATATCCCCAAGAAAGGGGATCGGGCCATGGAACCTTATTATACGATCATGAAGCTTCCACACGAAAACAAAGAAGAATTTGTCCTGCTCAACTCTTTTACGCCTTCAAAAAGGGACAACATGATTGCGTGGCTTGCCGCAAGGTCGGATGAACCCAATTACGGAAAGCTGATTATGTATCTTTTCCCCAAACAAAAACTGATTTACGGACCAAGGCAGGTGGAGGCCAGAATCGATCAAGACGCCTTTATCTCCCAGCAGCTCTCGCTTTGGAATCAGCGCGGTTCACAGGTCATTCGCGGGAGCCTGCTGGTTATTCCGATTGAAGACTCGCTTCTCTATATTGAGCCGCTTTATCTCGCCGCTGAAGCAGGCTCTCTTCCGGAATTAAGAAGGGTTATTGTGGCTTACGGAAATCAACTGGTCATGGAAGAGAATCTTGAAACGGCTCTCCAAAGTCTTTTTGGCAAAAAACCGGCCCCGGAAAGCCCGCCTTCTCCAGAACCTGAAGGGAAAAAAGTCACGGAAACGCCTCTCGGGAAAATTGCTTTCGATCAATTTCAAAAAGCGCAACGGTATCTCAAAGAAGGAAACTGGACAAACTATGGCGAAATGCTCCATCAACTGGAGCAAACCTTAACTCAATTAGCCCGGGATAAGAAATAA
- a CDS encoding Stp1/IreP family PP2C-type Ser/Thr phosphatase, protein MPIQVSAKSDKGKVRTANEDSFGIFPEGSLFIVADGMGGHKAGEVASKLAVETTYNALRVKKQPDDSRLEQISHYLNDAIQKANLKIFEEGKKKPETTGMGTTVVVAWLHQNNASIGYVGDSRAYLLRKSNLRQLTSDHSLVNDYVTKGILQPDEVEHHPLKHVLSRAVGTQEHVEADIINLPLQSDDLLLLCTDGLTNMLQKDEMENLLNGPEDLEKKSQLLIDLANDHGGADNITLLLIQFQNP, encoded by the coding sequence TTGCCGATACAGGTTTCCGCAAAAAGCGATAAAGGTAAAGTGAGAACGGCCAATGAGGATTCCTTCGGTATTTTTCCTGAAGGATCGTTATTTATCGTTGCCGATGGCATGGGGGGACATAAGGCGGGAGAGGTTGCCAGCAAACTGGCTGTTGAAACAACTTATAACGCCCTCCGGGTAAAAAAACAACCCGATGATTCCCGGCTTGAACAAATATCCCACTATTTGAACGATGCCATCCAGAAAGCTAATTTAAAAATTTTCGAGGAGGGAAAAAAGAAACCAGAAACAACCGGCATGGGCACAACAGTGGTGGTTGCCTGGCTTCATCAGAATAATGCCTCTATCGGATATGTTGGCGATAGCAGGGCTTATCTTTTAAGGAAAAGTAATTTGCGTCAATTGACATCCGACCACTCTCTGGTAAACGATTACGTGACGAAAGGGATCCTCCAGCCGGACGAAGTGGAACATCACCCATTGAAGCATGTTTTAAGCCGGGCGGTCGGAACCCAGGAACATGTTGAAGCTGATATTATCAATCTCCCATTGCAGTCAGACGATTTACTTCTCCTCTGCACAGATGGTTTAACCAATATGCTCCAAAAGGATGAAATGGAAAACTTGCTTAACGGCCCCGAAGATCTCGAGAAAAAAAGCCAGCTGTTAATCGACCTCGCCAATGATCATGGCGGAGCGGACAATATCACTCTTTTGCTCATTCAGTTTCAGAACCCATGA
- the ispE gene encoding 4-(cytidine 5'-diphospho)-2-C-methyl-D-erythritol kinase, with translation MVKSYAKINLFLKILDRRPDGYHNLISLFQRIDLYDELEFEPQEHGIVIESDDQGLPVDGSNLAYRAADLLARKAKIKKGVRISIKKNIPIGGGLGGGSSNAASTLLKLNELWGLNYSLIELGEMGASLGSDIPFFCYRTSSAWVSGKGEMIQPVVLPADYWLLLVFPSFSINTAEAYQLWDLSRNPDKNGLTKKGNHNKISSFQTLAEEGFKNDFETVLFGKYPGLREIQDRLYQEKAEKVLLSGSGSTIFAVFSMEKKAREAGENLIKAFSHTGIQVVRPI, from the coding sequence ATGGTCAAATCTTACGCAAAAATCAACCTGTTTTTGAAAATTTTAGACAGGCGTCCGGATGGTTACCACAACCTGATTTCGTTATTTCAAAGAATTGATTTATACGATGAGTTAGAATTTGAACCTCAAGAACATGGGATTGTCATCGAATCCGATGATCAAGGCCTTCCTGTGGATGGTTCAAACCTGGCCTATCGGGCCGCCGATTTGTTAGCTCGAAAAGCCAAAATAAAAAAAGGCGTCCGGATTTCGATAAAAAAAAATATTCCGATCGGAGGCGGGTTAGGGGGCGGGAGCAGTAACGCGGCGTCGACTCTTCTAAAATTAAACGAATTATGGGGTTTAAACTATTCCCTGATCGAGCTGGGGGAGATGGGAGCCTCCCTGGGAAGCGATATCCCTTTTTTCTGTTACCGGACTTCTTCCGCATGGGTTTCCGGCAAGGGCGAAATGATCCAGCCGGTTGTCCTTCCTGCGGATTATTGGCTTTTGCTGGTGTTTCCTTCTTTCTCAATCAACACGGCTGAAGCCTATCAGCTTTGGGATTTGTCCCGAAACCCTGATAAAAATGGATTGACAAAAAAGGGAAATCATAATAAAATCTCAAGTTTTCAAACCCTGGCAGAAGAAGGTTTTAAAAACGATTTTGAAACCGTCCTCTTTGGCAAATATCCAGGATTAAGAGAGATTCAAGATCGTTTATATCAGGAAAAGGCTGAAAAAGTATTGCTGAGCGGGAGCGGGTCAACCATTTTTGCGGTTTTTTCGATGGAAAAAAAAGCAAGAGAGGCGGGAGAAAACCTGATAAAGGCGTTTTCTCACACGGGAATTCAAGTCGTCCGGCCCATTTAA